One window from the genome of Pseudomonas sp. L5B5 encodes:
- a CDS encoding malic enzyme-like NAD(P)-binding protein, giving the protein MSDLKTAALEYHANPRPGKLSVELTKATATARDLALAYSPGVAEPVREIARDPELAYKYTGKGNLVAVISDGTAILGLGNLGPLASKPVMEGKGVLFKRFAGIDVFDIEVDSESPQAFIDTVKRISITFGGINLEDIKAPECFEIERALIEQCDIPVFHDDQHGTAIVTAAGMINALEIAGKTLADAKIVCLGAGAAAISCMKLLVSMGAQIENIFMVDRTGVIHSGRDDLNQYKAVFAHATDKRTLADALQGADVFVGLSGPNLLSAEGLKSMAANPIVFACSNPDPEIAPELAHATRDDVIMATGRSDYPNQVNNVLGFPFIFRGALDVRAKRINEEMKIAAAIALKDLAKLPVPQEVCDAYGGQALEFGREYIIPKPMDARLITVISDAVAKAAIETGVATLPYPKNYPLKSVDDVFNG; this is encoded by the coding sequence ATGTCTGATTTGAAAACTGCCGCTCTCGAATATCATGCCAATCCTCGTCCAGGAAAGCTGAGTGTCGAGCTCACCAAGGCCACTGCTACCGCCCGCGACCTCGCGCTGGCCTACAGCCCTGGCGTAGCCGAACCGGTGCGTGAAATCGCGCGCGATCCGGAACTGGCCTACAAGTACACCGGCAAAGGCAACCTGGTTGCCGTCATTTCCGATGGCACCGCTATTCTCGGCCTGGGCAACCTTGGCCCGCTGGCCTCCAAGCCGGTGATGGAAGGCAAGGGCGTGCTGTTCAAGCGCTTCGCCGGCATCGATGTGTTCGACATCGAAGTCGATTCCGAAAGCCCGCAGGCCTTCATCGACACCGTCAAGCGCATTTCCATCACTTTCGGTGGCATCAACCTGGAAGACATCAAGGCGCCAGAGTGCTTCGAGATCGAGCGTGCGCTGATCGAGCAGTGCGACATTCCGGTATTCCACGATGACCAGCACGGCACCGCGATCGTGACCGCGGCCGGCATGATCAACGCCCTGGAAATCGCCGGCAAGACCCTGGCCGACGCCAAGATCGTCTGCCTGGGCGCCGGCGCTGCCGCCATCTCCTGCATGAAGTTGCTGGTGAGCATGGGCGCACAGATCGAGAACATCTTCATGGTCGACCGTACCGGCGTGATCCATTCCGGCCGTGACGATCTGAACCAGTACAAGGCCGTGTTCGCCCACGCGACCGACAAGCGTACCCTGGCCGATGCCCTGCAAGGCGCCGATGTGTTCGTGGGCCTGTCCGGTCCGAACCTGCTGAGCGCGGAAGGTCTGAAGTCGATGGCGGCCAACCCGATCGTGTTCGCCTGCTCCAACCCTGATCCGGAAATTGCCCCGGAACTGGCCCACGCCACCCGCGACGACGTGATCATGGCAACCGGTCGTTCGGACTATCCGAACCAGGTCAACAACGTGCTGGGCTTCCCCTTCATCTTCCGTGGTGCCCTGGACGTTCGCGCCAAGCGCATCAACGAAGAGATGAAGATCGCGGCGGCCATCGCCCTGAAGGACCTGGCCAAGCTGCCAGTGCCTCAGGAAGTCTGCGACGCCTACGGCGGCCAGGCGCTGGAGTTCGGTCGTGAGTACATCATTCCCAAGCCAATGGATGCCCGCCTGATCACCGTGATCTCCGATGCCGTGGCCAAGGCCGCCATCGAGACCGGCGTGGCCACCCTGCCGTATCCGAAGAACTATCCGCTGAAAAGCGTGGATGACGTGTTCAACGGCTAA
- a CDS encoding primosomal protein N', whose product MPDAILRLALPSPLRRLFDYRAPAGVLPTQLHPGMRLRVPFGRREMIGILVQVADHSEVPADKLKPALALLDPTPPLPAALFKLCLWTAQYYQHSLGDTLSWALPVLLRQGEPAEARQERFWSIAPGARLDDPRIARAPRQREALATLAQHPHGVPHALLSKLMLSKDSLDLLLAKDLVRIDVRRHAPGARHEHWLAQPELPLNSEQRAAYEAIRAGFDSYHAFLLAGVTGSGKTEVYLQLIRETLEAGKQALVLIPEINLGPQTLARFEQRFNARIALLHSAVNDRERLDAWLAARDGEADIIIGTRSALFTPMKNPGLIIIDEEHDGSYKQQEGLRYHARDLALVRARQENIPIVLGSATPSLESLHNAYTGRYGLLRMNERAGGAKQPRFLRLDVKSRPLDSGISGPMQQAIGQTLAAGQQVLVFLNRRGFAPTLLCHDCGWMSECQRCDARMTVHQRSGELRCHHCGHVERVPRHCPQCAKVDLRPVGAGTERAEERLAILFPDYPVLRVDRDSTSRKDAMNQLFATIQKGHPCILVGTQMLAKGHHFPRVTLVAILDADGGLFSGDFRASERMAQLIVQVAGRAGRAEEPGKVIIQTHLADHPLLVQLTEQGYFAFAEQALSERRAAGLPPFAHLALLRAEAHKPGQAEAFLDEACSEAERLLAEQQLGGIELLGPVPAPMERRAGRYRAQLLLQANARAPLHRLLSSWLLVLEQMPSGRQVRWSLDVDPVDLY is encoded by the coding sequence GTGCCCGACGCCATCCTGCGCCTCGCCCTGCCTTCGCCCCTGCGCCGCCTGTTCGACTACCGTGCTCCCGCCGGCGTACTGCCTACCCAGCTACACCCGGGCATGCGTCTGCGCGTGCCGTTCGGGCGCCGGGAGATGATCGGCATCCTGGTACAGGTGGCCGATCACAGCGAGGTCCCGGCGGACAAGCTCAAGCCGGCCCTGGCCCTGCTGGACCCCACGCCACCGCTGCCAGCGGCCCTGTTCAAGTTGTGTCTGTGGACCGCCCAGTACTACCAGCACAGCCTGGGGGACACCCTGAGCTGGGCTTTGCCGGTGCTGTTGCGCCAGGGCGAACCGGCCGAGGCTCGCCAGGAGCGTTTCTGGTCGATCGCCCCCGGGGCCCGCCTCGACGACCCGCGAATCGCCCGCGCGCCACGCCAGCGAGAAGCCCTGGCAACCTTGGCCCAGCATCCCCACGGCGTGCCCCACGCGCTCCTGAGCAAGCTGATGCTGAGCAAGGACAGCCTCGACCTGCTGCTGGCCAAGGACCTGGTCCGCATAGACGTGCGCCGGCACGCCCCCGGAGCCCGCCACGAACACTGGCTGGCCCAGCCGGAGCTGCCGCTCAACAGCGAGCAACGCGCTGCCTATGAGGCGATCCGCGCCGGGTTCGACAGCTACCACGCCTTCCTGCTGGCGGGTGTCACCGGCAGCGGCAAGACCGAGGTCTACCTGCAGCTGATTCGCGAAACCCTGGAAGCCGGCAAGCAGGCCCTGGTGCTGATCCCGGAAATCAACCTCGGCCCCCAGACCCTGGCGCGCTTCGAACAGCGCTTCAATGCACGCATCGCCCTGCTGCACTCGGCGGTCAACGATCGCGAACGCCTGGATGCCTGGCTGGCGGCCCGGGACGGCGAGGCCGACATCATCATCGGCACCCGTTCAGCGCTGTTCACGCCGATGAAGAACCCCGGGCTGATCATCATCGACGAGGAGCACGACGGCTCCTACAAACAACAGGAAGGCCTGCGTTACCACGCTCGCGACCTGGCCCTGGTACGCGCCCGGCAGGAGAACATCCCGATTGTCCTGGGCTCGGCCACGCCGTCCCTGGAAAGCCTGCACAACGCCTACACCGGCCGCTATGGCCTGCTACGCATGAACGAACGGGCCGGCGGCGCCAAACAACCACGCTTCCTGCGCCTGGACGTGAAGAGCCGCCCGCTGGATAGCGGCATTTCCGGCCCCATGCAGCAGGCCATCGGCCAGACCCTCGCGGCCGGGCAACAGGTCCTGGTGTTCCTCAATCGCCGCGGCTTCGCTCCGACCCTGCTCTGCCACGACTGCGGCTGGATGTCCGAGTGCCAGCGCTGCGATGCCCGCATGACCGTGCACCAGCGCTCTGGTGAACTGCGTTGCCACCATTGTGGCCATGTGGAGCGTGTGCCACGGCACTGCCCGCAGTGCGCCAAGGTCGACCTTCGGCCAGTGGGCGCCGGCACCGAACGGGCGGAAGAGCGCCTGGCGATCCTGTTCCCCGACTACCCGGTGCTGCGGGTGGACCGCGACAGCACCTCGCGCAAGGATGCGATGAACCAGCTGTTCGCCACCATCCAGAAGGGCCATCCGTGCATCCTGGTGGGCACGCAGATGCTAGCCAAGGGGCATCACTTCCCCAGGGTGACCCTGGTCGCGATCCTCGATGCCGACGGCGGCCTGTTTTCCGGGGACTTTCGCGCCAGTGAGCGCATGGCGCAATTGATCGTCCAGGTGGCCGGTCGCGCTGGCCGGGCCGAAGAGCCCGGCAAGGTCATCATCCAGACGCACCTGGCCGACCATCCGCTGCTGGTGCAATTGACCGAGCAAGGCTATTTCGCCTTCGCCGAGCAGGCCCTGAGCGAACGCCGCGCCGCTGGCCTGCCCCCGTTCGCCCACCTGGCCCTGCTTCGAGCCGAAGCCCACAAGCCGGGCCAGGCCGAGGCGTTCCTGGATGAGGCCTGCAGCGAGGCCGAGCGCCTGCTGGCGGAACAGCAACTGGGCGGCATCGAGTTGCTGGGGCCAGTGCCCGCGCCCATGGAGCGTCGAGCCGGGCGCTACAGGGCACAACTGCTGCTGCAGGCCAATGCCCGAGCACCGCTGCACCGACTGCTCAGCAGCTGGCTGCTGGTCCTGGAGCAGATGCCCAGCGGCCGACAGGTACGCTGGTCACTGGATGTGGACCCGGTCGACCTGTACTGA
- a CDS encoding type 4a pilus biogenesis protein PilO, whose product MSRKPWWDPLQGADVRTLALDNPGAWPAPLRVLLAILVLLGVLVAGRGFYLEGGLAHLGQLRQKEARFKEQVAGKVREGAELEAYQQQLALMQAQLRLWLGQFPSDAEVPGLLEDISRAGLDVGLDFEEIRLQAELPRQHFVQLPIQLTVTGAYHDLATFVSGLAGLTRILTVHDIRIRPVAAGNSMRLRMQLEARTYRYDSQKARS is encoded by the coding sequence GTGAGTCGCAAGCCATGGTGGGACCCCTTGCAGGGCGCCGATGTGCGAACGCTGGCATTGGACAATCCTGGTGCCTGGCCGGCCCCGCTCAGGGTGCTGCTGGCGATTCTGGTCCTGCTGGGGGTTCTGGTGGCGGGTCGCGGGTTTTATCTGGAGGGAGGCCTGGCGCATCTGGGGCAATTGCGCCAGAAAGAAGCCCGGTTCAAGGAGCAGGTCGCCGGCAAGGTGCGTGAGGGAGCCGAACTCGAAGCCTACCAGCAGCAGTTGGCGCTGATGCAGGCTCAGCTTCGACTATGGCTGGGTCAGTTTCCCAGCGATGCCGAAGTGCCTGGCCTGTTGGAGGACATCAGTCGTGCAGGCCTGGACGTCGGGCTGGATTTCGAGGAGATCCGGTTGCAGGCCGAGTTGCCCCGGCAGCATTTCGTGCAACTGCCGATCCAGCTCACGGTTACGGGTGCCTACCATGACCTGGCGACTTTCGTCAGTGGCCTTGCCGGCCTGACCCGAATCCTCACGGTGCACGATATTCGGATCAGGCCGGTGGCTGCAGGCAACTCCATGCGCTTGCGAATGCAACTGGAAGCGCGGACCTATAGATATGACAGCCAGAAGGCACGCTCATGA
- a CDS encoding pilus assembly protein PilP: MNGVRGLLGVAVCIGLAGCAAETGHADLEAYLDAARTQATVQLEPAPTLRPVPTPSYGASALRSPFQIPLGASVADRQGAAVPGMNDPARVREPLEGFDIEQLQMVGTLSGAAGSFVLLRGGGVVYRLRIGDYLGRDQGRIVAIGDSRVDVVEVVPDGAGAWLERSRTLALKTHS, translated from the coding sequence ATGAACGGTGTCCGCGGTTTGCTGGGGGTTGCAGTCTGCATCGGCCTCGCGGGATGTGCGGCCGAGACGGGGCACGCCGACCTGGAGGCATACCTGGACGCGGCGCGGACACAGGCCACCGTCCAGCTCGAGCCTGCCCCGACCCTTCGTCCGGTTCCGACGCCCAGTTACGGCGCCAGCGCATTGCGCAGCCCGTTCCAGATCCCTCTGGGCGCCTCTGTCGCCGACCGGCAAGGCGCAGCAGTACCTGGCATGAATGACCCGGCTCGGGTCCGCGAGCCTCTCGAGGGTTTCGATATCGAGCAGTTGCAGATGGTCGGAACCCTGTCCGGCGCTGCCGGGAGTTTCGTCCTGCTGCGTGGGGGCGGCGTGGTGTATCGCTTGCGGATCGGCGACTACCTGGGGCGCGATCAGGGCCGGATCGTGGCCATCGGCGATTCCCGGGTAGACGTCGTGGAGGTGGTTCCCGATGGAGCGGGAGCCTGGCTGGAGCGATCGCGGACGCTGGCGCTGAAAACACACTCTTGA
- the aroK gene encoding shikimate kinase AroK translates to MRNLILVGPMGAGKSTIGRLLAKELRLPFKDSDKEIELRTGANIPWIFDKEGEPGFRDREQAMIAELCGTDGMVLATGGGAVMREANRRALYAGGRVVYLHASVEQQVGRTARDRNRPLLRTADPAKTLRDLLEIRDPLYREIADLVVETDERPPRLVVLDILERLLQLPPR, encoded by the coding sequence GTGCGAAATTTGATTCTTGTTGGGCCAATGGGGGCTGGAAAAAGCACCATCGGCCGCTTGCTGGCCAAAGAGTTGCGCCTGCCATTCAAAGATTCCGATAAGGAAATTGAACTGCGCACAGGTGCGAATATCCCGTGGATCTTCGATAAGGAAGGCGAGCCGGGTTTTCGTGATCGTGAGCAGGCAATGATCGCCGAGTTGTGCGGTACTGACGGCATGGTCCTGGCTACCGGCGGCGGCGCAGTGATGCGCGAGGCCAATCGTCGGGCGTTGTACGCCGGCGGACGAGTGGTCTACCTGCACGCTTCGGTGGAACAACAGGTGGGGCGCACGGCGCGGGACCGCAATCGTCCCCTGCTGCGTACCGCCGACCCGGCCAAGACACTGCGGGATCTGCTGGAGATCCGTGACCCGCTTTATCGGGAAATTGCCGACCTGGTGGTGGAAACCGATGAGCGGCCACCGCGATTGGTGGTGCTGGACATCCTAGAGCGCCTGCTGCAACTGCCCCCCCGTTAA
- a CDS encoding PilN domain-containing protein, whose protein sequence is MSRINLLPWREASRELRRRRYFRVLVVMVLLGAGVILLADVYISRIIERLHLRNQYLEQASVRLDDRLASLHELKSQRQQLIERMKIVEELQEHRSSSVQFFEQLARSLPDGVYFTELEQQGRSLDIKGAAESNERVSELLRNLQFAEGFAAPELGEVRQAAEGGQGLHNRFRLRVQQVPLSSRDSMP, encoded by the coding sequence ATGTCCCGGATCAACCTACTGCCCTGGCGCGAGGCTTCACGGGAGCTGCGTCGACGACGGTACTTCCGGGTGCTGGTGGTGATGGTGCTGTTGGGTGCCGGGGTGATCCTGCTGGCAGACGTCTACATCTCGCGGATCATTGAGCGGCTGCACCTGCGCAATCAGTACCTGGAACAGGCCTCGGTACGCCTGGACGACCGGCTCGCCAGTCTTCATGAGCTCAAGTCCCAGCGCCAGCAACTGATTGAGCGCATGAAGATCGTCGAGGAACTGCAAGAACACCGGTCGTCCAGCGTGCAGTTTTTCGAACAACTGGCCCGCAGCCTGCCGGACGGCGTCTATTTCACCGAGCTTGAACAGCAGGGGCGCAGTCTGGACATCAAGGGGGCCGCAGAGTCCAACGAGCGAGTTTCCGAATTGCTGCGCAACCTGCAGTTCGCCGAAGGTTTTGCCGCTCCTGAGCTGGGTGAGGTCAGGCAGGCTGCAGAGGGTGGCCAGGGATTGCACAACCGGTTTCGGCTAAGGGTGCAGCAGGTGCCTCTCTCCTCCCGGGATTCGATGCCGTGA
- a CDS encoding penicillin-binding protein 1A, which produces MRLLKFFGWSIVAVFCGLLLALSGAFLYLSPGLPSVEALRSIQLQIPLRVYSSDGKLIAEFGEMRRTPIRFADIPPNFINALLSAEDDNFANHYGVDPSSLMRAATQLVKSGHIQSGGSTITMQVAKNFFLSSERSFSRKTTEILLALQIERQLTKDEILELYVNKIYLGNRAYGIEAAAQVYYGKSIRDVSLAQMAMIAGLPKAPSRFNPLANPARSKERRDWILGRMYKLGKITEAAYTEAVNEPLNASYHVPTPEVNAPYVAEMARAEMVGRYGSDAYTEGFRVTTTVPSDLQEMANTAVHEGLMTYDQRHGYRGPESRLPGKTQAAWSTELTKQRTISGLEPAIVTLIEKNGVQVLTRNGQEHVAWETMKWARPFLNTNSMGAVPRQPSDVAQVGDLVRVQRQADNSLKFSQIPVAQGALVTLDPQNGAIRALVGGFAFEQSNYNRAMQAKRQPGSSFKPFIYSAALDNGYTPASLVNDAPIVFVDEYLDKVWRPKNDTNTFLGPIRMREALYKSRNLVSIRLLQSMGVDRTIDYISKFGFNKQDLPRNLSLALGTATLTPMEIATGWSTFANGGYKVTPYIIDKIESRNGEQLFSANPPSVPNGNTASSGIAAPEQGFTVNTVAGDNPVQPTAQAPAVAERIIDGRTAYILNSMLEDVIKLGTGRRALALGRPDLAGKTGTTNESKDAWFSGYNADYVTTVWTGFDQPESLGRREYGGTVALPIWMNFMGAALKDKPPHTQPEPEGILSLRVDPVSGRAAAPGTPNAYFELFKSEDTPPSVNELGNGVAPGSPLPADEAAPIDLF; this is translated from the coding sequence ATTCGTCTGCTGAAGTTTTTCGGGTGGTCCATCGTAGCGGTGTTCTGCGGGCTGCTCCTCGCCCTCTCCGGTGCGTTTCTCTATCTTAGTCCTGGCTTGCCATCGGTAGAGGCCCTGAGAAGTATCCAGTTGCAGATTCCTCTGCGGGTGTACAGCAGCGACGGCAAGTTGATCGCCGAATTCGGCGAGATGCGCCGTACTCCTATCCGTTTCGCCGACATTCCCCCCAACTTCATCAATGCGTTACTAAGTGCTGAAGACGACAACTTCGCCAACCATTACGGAGTTGACCCCAGCAGCCTGATGCGGGCCGCGACCCAGCTGGTCAAGAGCGGGCACATCCAGTCCGGCGGCAGCACAATCACCATGCAGGTGGCGAAGAACTTCTTCCTCTCCAGCGAGCGCAGCTTTTCGCGCAAGACCACCGAGATCCTCCTGGCCCTGCAGATCGAGCGCCAATTGACCAAGGACGAGATCCTCGAGCTGTACGTCAACAAGATCTACCTGGGCAACCGAGCCTACGGGATCGAGGCAGCGGCGCAGGTGTACTACGGCAAGTCCATTCGTGATGTCAGCCTGGCGCAGATGGCGATGATCGCCGGATTGCCCAAGGCGCCCTCGCGCTTCAACCCCCTGGCCAACCCGGCGCGCAGCAAGGAACGGCGCGACTGGATCCTGGGGCGCATGTACAAGCTCGGCAAGATCACCGAGGCGGCCTACACCGAAGCGGTCAACGAGCCGCTCAACGCCAGTTACCACGTCCCGACCCCGGAGGTGAACGCCCCCTACGTCGCCGAGATGGCCCGGGCCGAGATGGTCGGGCGCTATGGCAGCGATGCCTACACCGAAGGTTTCCGGGTGACCACCACGGTGCCCAGCGACCTGCAGGAAATGGCCAACACCGCCGTTCATGAAGGCTTGATGACCTACGACCAGCGCCACGGCTACCGTGGCCCGGAATCGCGCCTGCCCGGCAAGACCCAGGCAGCCTGGAGCACCGAACTGACCAAGCAGCGGACCATCAGCGGGCTGGAGCCGGCGATCGTGACCCTGATCGAGAAGAACGGCGTCCAGGTGCTGACTCGCAACGGCCAGGAACATGTGGCCTGGGAGACCATGAAATGGGCCCGCCCATTCCTCAACACCAACAGCATGGGCGCCGTACCGCGCCAGCCATCGGACGTGGCGCAGGTCGGTGACCTGGTGCGCGTACAGCGCCAGGCGGACAACTCGCTGAAGTTCAGCCAGATCCCGGTCGCCCAGGGCGCCCTGGTGACCCTGGACCCGCAAAACGGGGCAATCCGCGCACTGGTCGGCGGCTTCGCCTTCGAGCAGAGCAACTACAACCGCGCGATGCAGGCCAAGCGCCAGCCCGGCTCCAGCTTCAAGCCGTTCATCTACAGCGCCGCCCTGGACAACGGCTATACCCCGGCCAGCCTGGTGAACGACGCGCCAATCGTGTTCGTCGACGAGTACCTGGACAAGGTCTGGCGCCCGAAGAATGACACCAACACCTTCCTCGGCCCGATCCGCATGCGCGAGGCGCTGTACAAGTCGCGCAACCTGGTGTCGATCCGCCTGCTGCAAAGCATGGGCGTGGATCGCACCATCGACTACATCAGCAAGTTCGGCTTCAACAAGCAGGATCTGCCGCGCAACCTGTCCCTGGCCCTCGGCACCGCGACCCTGACCCCCATGGAGATCGCCACCGGCTGGAGCACCTTCGCCAACGGCGGCTACAAGGTCACCCCCTATATCATCGACAAGATCGAAAGCCGCAACGGCGAACAGCTGTTCAGCGCCAACCCGCCCAGCGTGCCCAATGGCAACACCGCCAGCAGCGGAATCGCCGCACCCGAGCAAGGCTTCACGGTCAATACCGTGGCCGGCGATAACCCGGTGCAGCCGACTGCACAGGCCCCAGCGGTGGCCGAACGAATCATCGACGGACGCACCGCCTACATCCTCAACAGCATGCTCGAGGACGTGATCAAGCTGGGAACCGGCCGCCGTGCCCTGGCGCTGGGCCGTCCGGACCTGGCCGGCAAGACCGGTACCACCAACGAGTCCAAGGACGCTTGGTTCTCAGGCTACAACGCCGACTACGTGACCACCGTGTGGACCGGCTTCGACCAACCCGAAAGCCTGGGACGCCGCGAATACGGCGGCACCGTCGCACTGCCGATCTGGATGAACTTCATGGGCGCCGCGCTCAAGGACAAGCCACCGCACACCCAGCCCGAGCCGGAAGGCATCCTCAGCCTGCGGGTCGATCCGGTCAGCGGTCGTGCAGCCGCCCCAGGCACGCCGAATGCCTACTTCGAACTGTTCAAGAGCGAAGACACTCCACCGTCGGTCAACGAGCTGGGCAATGGCGTCGCGCCCGGCAGCCCGCTGCCTGCCGACGAGGCGGCACCGATCGATCTGTTCTAA
- a CDS encoding thermonuclease family protein: MKKASLVGAFFVPAIWLTAVQAFCPVPAPGSVMPATVLRVVDGDTLRLKDGRSVRMIGLNAPELARAGRKAEPLALAARQRLEQLVAQSGGRVGLVLGRERHDRYGRTLAHVYGANGLNFEARLIAEGLAYRIALAPNVALVACQQAAEDHARRARLGLWRQSPVLKAEQIRAPGFALLTGRVSKVLRNRSGVWITLHGSVVLRIAPNIRDGFPPGRLKHLVGRRVEARGWVVERRRQGRSRRGEVRWMVSLRDPSMLRIP; encoded by the coding sequence ATGAAAAAGGCGTCCCTGGTGGGCGCCTTTTTTGTGCCTGCGATTTGGCTGACAGCTGTCCAGGCGTTCTGCCCGGTTCCAGCGCCGGGAAGTGTGATGCCCGCCACCGTGCTGCGTGTGGTGGATGGCGACACCCTGCGTCTCAAGGACGGTCGTAGCGTACGCATGATCGGCCTCAATGCGCCGGAACTGGCCAGGGCAGGGCGCAAGGCCGAGCCCCTGGCCCTGGCAGCGCGCCAGCGCCTGGAACAGTTGGTGGCGCAGAGCGGTGGACGGGTCGGCCTGGTCCTTGGGCGTGAGCGGCATGATCGCTACGGCCGGACCCTGGCCCATGTATATGGTGCCAATGGCCTCAACTTCGAAGCGCGGCTGATCGCCGAAGGGCTTGCCTACCGGATTGCCCTGGCGCCGAATGTCGCACTGGTCGCCTGCCAGCAGGCCGCCGAAGACCACGCGCGCCGTGCTCGGCTGGGGCTGTGGCGGCAGTCGCCTGTACTGAAAGCGGAGCAGATCCGTGCCCCGGGCTTTGCCTTGCTCACGGGGCGGGTAAGCAAGGTGCTGCGCAATCGCAGTGGGGTTTGGATCACATTGCACGGCTCGGTTGTATTGCGCATTGCACCCAATATCCGGGACGGGTTCCCCCCAGGCCGGCTCAAGCACCTTGTTGGGCGACGCGTCGAGGCTCGTGGCTGGGTGGTCGAGCGCCGGCGCCAAGGGCGTTCCCGTCGTGGCGAAGTGCGCTGGATGGTCTCGCTGAGGGATCCGTCGATGCTCAGGATTCCCTGA
- the rpmE gene encoding 50S ribosomal protein L31, producing the protein MKADIHPVYEAITATCSCGNVIETRSTLAKPLSLDVCNECHPFYTGKQKTLDVGGRVDKFKSRFGAFGATKKA; encoded by the coding sequence ATGAAAGCCGATATCCATCCAGTATACGAAGCCATTACCGCTACTTGCAGCTGCGGTAACGTCATCGAAACTCGCTCCACCCTGGCCAAGCCTCTGAGCCTGGACGTGTGCAACGAGTGCCACCCGTTCTACACCGGTAAGCAGAAGACTCTGGACGTTGGCGGTCGTGTCGACAAGTTCAAGTCGCGCTTCGGTGCTTTCGGCGCAACGAAGAAGGCCTGA
- the pilM gene encoding type IV pilus assembly protein PilM, with protein MLGLFSKKSSSLLGIDIEATAVTLLALSRQGNGYRVETYARQPLAPGVVQDRSIVDPEALARSLSSVLLKAGTGLGNVAVAVSDEAVISKVIEVPAGLSELELEDQVLLEAEQYIPYPLEDAAIDFDRQGAVPGRSERDQVLLVACRREQVASLESVLALANLNVQVVETQSLARERCLSLLGAGKATQAVLDIGLERSLFNVMHDQRVIHVREQLFGSRQLQDALQRHGLTLEEVLLAQRHGLPLQDHDGEVLHLFEDSLVLQATHALQQFAESPRQRPVDLLLLAGAASRLEGLAHRVEERLGMTTRVANPFRDMSCSPGVDALALADQAPTLLSACGLALRGVH; from the coding sequence GTGCTTGGACTATTCAGCAAAAAGTCGAGTTCCCTGCTGGGGATCGATATCGAGGCGACGGCGGTCACGCTTCTGGCCTTGAGCCGCCAGGGCAACGGTTACCGGGTCGAAACCTATGCCAGGCAACCCCTGGCTCCCGGCGTGGTGCAGGATCGGTCGATCGTCGACCCCGAAGCATTGGCCAGGTCCTTGTCCAGCGTCCTGCTCAAGGCCGGTACCGGCCTGGGCAACGTGGCGGTGGCGGTGTCCGATGAGGCTGTGATCAGCAAGGTGATCGAAGTGCCGGCGGGGTTGTCGGAACTGGAGCTGGAAGATCAGGTTTTGCTGGAGGCGGAACAGTACATCCCCTATCCCCTGGAGGACGCAGCCATCGATTTCGACAGGCAAGGGGCGGTGCCTGGCCGCTCCGAACGGGACCAGGTATTGCTGGTGGCTTGTCGCCGCGAACAGGTTGCGTCCCTGGAATCAGTACTGGCCCTGGCCAACCTGAATGTGCAGGTGGTGGAGACCCAGTCACTTGCCCGGGAGCGCTGCCTGTCGTTGCTGGGGGCGGGAAAGGCGACCCAGGCGGTCCTGGACATCGGCCTGGAGCGCAGCTTGTTCAACGTGATGCATGATCAGCGGGTCATTCATGTCCGCGAACAGCTGTTCGGCAGCCGTCAGTTGCAGGATGCCCTGCAGCGTCATGGGCTGACGCTGGAGGAGGTATTGCTGGCCCAGCGCCATGGCCTCCCGCTCCAGGATCATGACGGGGAGGTGCTGCACCTGTTCGAGGACAGTCTTGTGCTACAGGCGACCCATGCATTGCAGCAGTTCGCCGAATCGCCCCGGCAGCGACCCGTTGACCTGTTGCTGCTGGCGGGCGCTGCCAGCCGTCTGGAGGGCCTGGCCCATCGTGTGGAGGAGCGCCTGGGCATGACCACCCGTGTCGCCAACCCTTTTCGTGACATGTCCTGCAGCCCGGGGGTGGATGCCCTGGCGCTCGCTGACCAGGCCCCGACCCTGTTGTCCGCCTGTGGCCTGGCCTTGAGAGGAGTGCACTGA